gcatctttttgtgtgcttcTTTGGTATCTGGATACCCTCTTTAGTTTAAAGTGTTCGACTCTTAAGTGTTTTGCCAGTTTTCTAAAAATTGGGTCATATGCGTCCTTACTGAGACTTGAACATGTCCACAGTGTGTTTTATGGACACAAGTCCTGTATTAGGTATGTGGTTTGTAAATAGTCTTCTAGcctgtggtttgtctttttaccttttaaagtATCTTTCAAAGAGAAGATTTCTTACTTTGATGAAAtcctgtttataatttttttctactgttgttcagttactcagtcatgtctgactctgcaacccaatggactgcagcacaccaggcttccctgtccttccactatctcccaaagtttgttcaaactcatgtccattgagttgatgatgccatccaacaatctcatcctctgtcatccccttctcctgccctcaatctttccaagcattggggtcttttccagtcagtgggctctttgcatcaggtggccaaagtattggagcttcagcttcagtatcaatccttctaatgaatattcagggttgattgtcttttccagtgagtcggctctttgcatcaggtggccaaagtattggagcttcagcttcagtatccttgcagtccaaagggactctcaacagtcttttcATGCATTAcagttgaaagcatcaattctttgacagtaagccttctttatggtccaactctcacagccatacatggctactggaaaaaccagagctttaactaaatggacctttgttggcaaagttatgtctctgctttttaatacggtgtctaggtttgtcatagattttcttctaaggagcaagcgttttttaatttcgtggctgcggTCACcgtcaacagtgattttggagtccaagaaaataaaagtctgtcactgttgccttttttcccccatctatttgccatgaagtgatgggaccgtatgccatgatcttcgttttttgaatgttaagttttaagccagtttttacactcctctttgaccttcatcaagaggctgtttagttcctgtttgctttctgccattagggtggtgtcacctgcgtatctgaggttattgttatttctcctggcaaccttgattccagcttgtgctttatccagcctggtattttgcatgatgtactctgcattgaaGTTAAagaaggagggtgacaatatacaaccttgatgaactcctttcccagttttgaaccagtctgttgtttcgtgtctggttctaactgttgctttttgatcagcatacagatttctcaggaggcatgtattTTCTATTATGGATTGTATTTATGATGTGTTATATAAGAAATCTTTCCTTGATCCAAAGATCTGTTCAGTACTAACAGATAGTAGCAAGTTGTTAGTTCTGTTGACTCTTTAACTGGGTGTAATTTTCATTAAGTATCTGGTTTTTCAATACAGTATTTGTGGAGTATAAGATGCTCCATTTTAAATGAACCATAAATGAAACTAAAGTAATACTTCATTTAAGTTGTGATGTAACATTAAACTGTCAGCTGTAAGGTGTTTCCAGATTTTGGagatattaaaatagaaaaaagtgtGTCCGAATTGgtgaaacatattttttaaaatgtgttgtgtGGTTGGCTGTCCCCTAGGTTTTTTATAGATTCTGCTGGAAGTGCCAGAACCTGGGATTTCTTAATTGTTGAAAAGGCAGTAGTGACATGTTGAATGTGTTTGGGTGCTTTCTCTGATCAGTGACCCAAGAGGAAGACTGCGTGATTAGCAGAGGGTGACAGAACCCACAGGAggggaatttgtgtgtgtgtgtgtgtgaaagtggtCTCTGGGCACATGTCTGGGAAGGACGGGGGTGGCCAGCAGCCACTGCATCAGTGGGAAACAGCTGCAGAGTGGGAAGGCCTCTGCCCCGTTGTCTAACCTGTCCACACCCAGGCTTTCCTGCTTTGTGAAACTAGGCCCAGTGTTTTCTGGTGCTTCAGCTCTGGGGTCTGGTGCCTGCCGAGCTACTCTCATGTCAGACCAAGAAGGCTTCCTGGATGTTAGAACACACTGTGCTCCTCAGTTGGCCAGCTGCTGTGCGAATGTCTGTTCTTGTGCCCCGGGCTTGTTGAATTCCCCATATTTGCCTTACAGAGAGAACACGTTGTCAGAGCAGCAGTCTATGGCTTGAACTTACCTCAGGCTTATTCACAGTGAGTGAGCCACAGCCCCTCTGTCTTCAGTGGTTGTCACTGTCCATTTGTCTCCTAGAATCTGGGAAATGAAAGACGGGTGATCAGTTCTAACAATTATCAAGTTTGGTTATGTTAGAACATTCCAGAAGTTTTAGAATTTGGAGTAAAAACAACTTGGAACTAAGAAAAGTGGGATGAGAACGGGAGAAAGTAATTTTTTCTTGCTGAGAATTGAGTTTAATTGATGCAGTTGAATCAGAGtacaggattaaatgagatttgtGGTTTTAATCGCTGGCTTTGGAAACAGGGTTCAGGTAGCTATGTTTCTGGGGCCAAACGCTGTTTGTATGTATGGCCTAAATGCTGAGAATAGTTActacattttaaagtgttttaggaaaaaaatgaaaagggttTTATGATGTGAGTGTTATCTGTAGGTGCTTTTCCTTACAGCCAGCCCTAGATCCAGCAAGttagaaggaaaaaatcatttacttTGTTAACTGTAGATGGTGTAGCATCTGATTTTTATTAAACTATGTAGTTTTATTAAACTatgcttgacttttttttttaacagagataCCGAACAAAACCATACTGTTGCAGCCTCTGTAAATACTCCACAAAAGTGCTTACTTCATTCAAAAATCATTTACATCGTTACCATGAAGATGAAATTGACCAGGAGCTGGTGATCCCTTGCCCAAACTGTGTGTTTTCCTCTCAACCCAGAGTTGTGGGAAGGcacttcagaatgtttcatgcacctgcTCGGAAAGTCCAGAATTACACAGTGAATATTTTAGGTGAAACTAAATCATCTAGGAGTGATGTGATAAGTTTTACATGTTTAAAATGTAACTTTTCAAACACACTGTACTACAGCATGAAGAAGCATGTGCTGGTAGCACATTTTCACTACTTAATTAACTCCTATTTTGGCCTGAGAACTGAGGAGGTGGGTGAGCATCCTGGAGCTGACGATACCCTCTGTGCAGAGAAGTTGCTCGCGTCTGACAGGTATTACTGTAAAAAGTGCAACGCCAATGCCAGCAGCCAGGACGCTTTAATGTATCATATTTTGACATCCGATATACACCGGGATTTGGAGAATAAGCTTAGGTCTGTCATctcagaacatattaagaagactGGCCTTTTGAAGCAGATGCATATTGCTCCCAAACCAGCTACACACGTGGCCGTACCGCCGAATAGCAGTGCTCCGGGCATCCCAGCCTCATCTCCTTGCTACCACCTTGCCTTGCCGCAGAACAGCCAGAGCCAGACCGTGGTGCAGCCGGTTCAGGGTGCAGCCCCTCCGGCGACTGTGGCCGCGGGGGCTGTGGGCAGTGTCACCCACTCTCCGCCAGCCGTTGCCCAGCCTCATGTGACTCTGGTCTCCAGTCCCCTGCCAGTGGGCCAGAGCAGCCTCACTCTGCCGCCCTCGACGCCTCagcctgtctttctctctcatgGAGTCCCACTTAATCAGGCAGCAAATCCTCCTGTGTTGCCCTTGAGTCAGCCGGTTGGACCTGTAAATAAGTCTGTTGGAACCAGTGTCCTCCCCATAAACCAGACCATCCGCCCGGGGGTTTTGCCGCTCAGCCAGCCTGTGGGGCCCATAAGCAGGCCAGTTGGACCTGGAGTTCTTTCGGTGAATAGACCCGTTGGGTCTGGGGTCCTCCCTGTCAACCCCTCTGTCACCCCTGGCGTGCTTCAGGCAGTCTCGCCAGGGGTGATTTCTGTGAGTCGGACAGTCCCGTCAGGGGTCCTTCCTGCAGGACAGGTGACCCCTGCTGGGGTCATCCCTTCAGGACAGACAGCGACTTCTGGGGTTCTTCCTGCTGGCCAGGTGGTTCAGTCAGGGGTGCTCCCTATTGGGCAGACGGCCCCCTCGGGCGCACTGCCCACAGGGCTGACGGTCCCACTGCGGGTGCTCCCTCCTGGCCAGGTAGTCCCACCTGGGCTCCTTCCCCCCAACCAGACAGTCTCGTCAGCCGTTCTTCCTGTGAACCAGGGCATTAACTCTGGTGTTCTTCAGCTCAGTCAGCAGGTCATGTCAGGAGTTCTTCCTATGGGCCAGCCAGTGAGGCCTGGGGTCCTGCAGCTCAATCAGTCTGTGAATACCAACATTCTGCCTGCAAATCAGACCATTAGACCCGGTGCTTCGCCAAACACCACTTTCCTGACATCAGGCTCTATTCTCAGACAGCTCATACCCACAGGGAAACAAGTGAATGGCATTCCCACGTACACACTTGCCCCGGTGTCTGTCACTCTGCCAGTGCCCCCTGGAAGCGTCGCCACTGTTGCCCCTCCCCAGATGCCCATCCAGCTCCTGCAGTCGGGCACAGCTGCCCAGATGGCCAGTTCCATGGCTGGCATGCCCTCCCCTCCCGTGGTGGTAAATGCCACTCAGAGTATGTTTGTTCAGTCCTCTTCGTCTGTGGCAGAGGCAAATCAGGTGCTCAAACAGGCCAAGCAATGGAAAACCTGTCCTGTTTGCAACGAGCTCTTCCCTTCCAATGTGTACCAGGTCCATATGGAAGTGGCGCATAAGCACAGTGAATCCAAAGCTGCTGACAAACTGGAGCCAGAGAAACTGGCGGCATGTGCGCCATTTTTAAAGTGGATGAGAGAGAAGACAGTTCGATGTCTGTCTTGTAAGTGCTTAGTTTCGGAGGAGGAGCTTATCCATCACTTACTGATGCATGGCCTGGGGTGCTTGTTCTGCCCGTGCACCTTCCATGATATCAGAGGCCTCTCAGAGCACAGTCGGACCATGCACCTGGGGAAGAAGAAGCTGCCCATGGATTACAGTAACAAAGGTTTTCAACTGGATATCGATGCCAACGGCAACCTGCTGTTTCCCCACCTTGACTTTATTACCATATTGCCTAAGGAGGAGCTGGGCGAGCGGGAGGTCTACCTGGCCATCCTGGCGGGGATACACTCCAAGTCGCTGGTGCCCGTGTACATCAAGGTGAGGCCCCAGGCTGAGGGTGCTTCTGGGAGGCCCGGCAAGCAGGTGTTGACCTGCCCCTTTTGCTTTGGCACGTTTGTGACAACGGAGGCATACGAGCTGCATCTGAAGGAGAGGCACCACATCACGCCCACAGTCCACACGATTCTGAAGTCTCCGGCTTTCAAGTGCATCCACTGCTGCGGGGTCTACACTGGCAACATGACGCTGGCAGCCATTGCCATCCATCTGCTGCGCTGCCGCAGCGCCCCCAAGGACAGCAGCCCTGACCTGCAGGGCCAGCCCGGCCTCCTGGAGAACAGCGAGCTGCTTTTAGTCAACGGCGAGGTGATCCACGATACCAGCTTCTCAGTGAAGAGAAAGCTGCCTGATGGTCACTCCGGGGCCGAAGACCAGAGGGATGGCGCGGAGCCGCCCGTCATCATAGACGCGGACGCAGACCCGGCCCCGGAAAAGGCAGTGAGTGCTGCACCTGTTAAACGGCAGCGGAGTGAGGGCAGGACGGAGGTACCGCCCATAGGTGATGACGCTCTTCAGATTTTAGCATTAAATCCTAAAAAGTACGAAGACCGTTCTTACGAAGACAAAAAGCAGTTTCTTAGGGATTATTTCCACAAGAGACCGTATCCcagtaaaaaagaaatagaattgttATCTTCACTCTTATGGGTGTGGAAAATTGACGTGgcttcattttttggaaaaagAAGGTATATTTGCATGAAAGCAATAAAAAATCACAAGCCTTCTGTACTTTTAGGCTTTGACATGTCTGaacttaaaaatgttaaacacaGTTTGAACTTTGAGCATGAACCacaaaacttgtaaaaaaaaaaaaaaaaggaaatctaaagTATTAGATAATTAGTTTTTTcaattgagatttttaaaaatgttattttcttcacTGTATGTTGAACTAATCAATTTCAGTGGTCTTTATGCTGCTCTTTAGATTTATTTCAGGTGCTCAGAAAGACTTCTGTATAAAGAAGTGAGTAGTTCTTTCAAATTTGTTTCCTGCAGTTTGATTTTGTAAcaattactttttgtttttttctctgtcaTGTAAATTAAATCTTTTGATATTTCATGCACGCCTTGTTTTCCCAGTAGTGTCACTATCGTATTATAAAAACTGAAatctatatatgtttatttttcatttaaggaAATTTCAGCTTGTTTCAGAACACTTGATtaactgcaaattaaaactgcTCTCCCTCAGCTTCCCAAGTAGCAGCAGACGATACAGTAAATGTTTTAGAGAAGTGAGTAGCAGCTCCTGTGACATGTCTGGTTCATTAAGGATGCACTGCATTAACTTATGCTGATTTCTTCTTGTAAGGTATTTGCTAATTAGATTATAATTTTGATTTACGTTTTTTCAGTTGTTTACGTCCTAACAGTTGTTTTTGATTGTaactcagaaaaccaaatgttttcatttgttaaaaatatactgAACCTGAAGTCTGGTATTTAAATCAAgagttattttacaaataaagtaaTTCTGTAGGTACAAAATACTTCTCACTGTAgacttttcccctctttttgATATGGTGATAAGTCTTCTCCATTCAAAGACAAGACAATAAATCTTTAGTGCCTTTAGAACAAacactgaaaacacacacacaagttgaCCTAACTGTGCATAAACCAGTGAAAGGGAAGGTCTGTGTTACTCAGGAATAAAATGTTGACCCCTGAGTGTGGCTACTAAGATTTAAACACAGGTTTTTAGGGAACAAGGTGAAACACATGGACTGGAGCTAGTCTCCTGGTTGGTGTATTAAATCTGACAGTTTCCTGAACGTAAATTTATTCATTCTAGGAAAATGGGCCTTCCCATAGCCTGGTGTCCAGGTTACTGGGATGGGCTATTGCTAAGGAATCAAGTGTGTTACTGTCCTTCGGCCAACTAGGCCTCATTTTTTCCACAAAATCTGAAATAACTTAAAGCACCAGAAGCAGTTATGGAGACCAGCCTGTTTGACCTTGAGCCACAATGCTGGTGATGCACGGCAGAGGTGCCTGTGCTGCGTTCTTGGAAGATGCGACAGTCTCTGGGAAATCAGATACTGTTACCACGTGGAGTTTTAAAGTATAATTGTTGCATGTCATTGCTGTAATGTACATTTTTGAGGCAATCGTGAAACTGGCGTGTGTGTGATTGTTGGTGTGCTCTGTTGTAAATTCAAAGAGCTTgttccagtttgtttttttttacctatTGTTTTCAGAGTGTCTATTTTGAATTAAAACTTGTTATACCACTGCAAGTAGAActgtttaattcttttaaatgttgaaaCATCACGATGATTCAGAAACAGTTTAAACATGGAAGTAGATACCATATTTGTTGTTGTGAAAATAAGCACACCCCCAAAAGGCTGAATAATTACAGGGTCACGAAATAGCTGTGGCTGGAGATCCTTGCTTTGTGTGATGGTGGCCGGGAGTTGCCTTTCTCTAGGCTGAGCTCTGTGCCGCCCGGCGCAGCTTGCCATCTGTGTGGCTTGACCTGCACCCCTTCTGTTTGCGTTTGGGGCCTGGTCAGCCTGTCGGGCTGACCATCCTGTCCACTGCAGGATCAGAGCAGCGTCGCCAGCCTCTTCCCTCCCCGTTGTGGCCCCTGCACCCTCCCCCGGCTGTGTCCCTCCAGGCAGAGAGGAGGAGCCCTGAGCAGAAACTCTGTGATGAAGGAATTCTGGTTGTGAGCTGTAGTCCAGCTTTTGATGTGGAGTCTTTTTATATGCTAGTTACTGGCTATTAAACACTTTTTAGGCTTCTAGAtcaaaatttgatgaaaactgaGCTTCAAAAGCATATGGGAGTTCTTgtaaaaaaatgagtaaatttaTTATTAGGTATGCTGTgcgtatgtgggatcttagttccccaaccagggactgaacccctgccccctgcagtggaagtgtgggctCTTAAACACTGGGAATTCCCTAagtttattatttgaaaatgaaaaactgaactaTAGATTAATAGTTTAGTGGTGGGGGATTTTTATGCTATCATTTAAAAGATTGGAAATtgataaggaaagaaaattcttttttattttcatggtttCAAAAaggtatatatttaaattttaatctatgcatgaactttaaaaatattacatatttggagacactgctttgggaaataTCCCCAGTGTTTTTGCTTcaagtaataaatccttccttctccttccatCTTCCCCCAAATTACATATTTGAAGTCTATTCGGTGAAAGACAAATTAGAATGTAGCATTTAATTTCTGAATTCTGTTACCATGGTTTTGGGATATGTTATTTTTTAACAGCCAGGAACCTCATCACTTCATTTGTTACAGTGAATAGTAAAT
This window of the Dama dama isolate Ldn47 chromosome 27, ASM3311817v1, whole genome shotgun sequence genome carries:
- the LOC133047437 gene encoding activity-dependent neuroprotector homeobox protein 2-like — translated: MVDLKGFDPGEKYFYNTSWGDSSLWEPSGKKLRYRTKPYCCSLCKYSTKVLTSFKNHLHRYHEDEIDQELVIPCPNCVFSSQPRVVGRHFRMFHAPARKVQNYTVNILGETKSSRSDVISFTCLKCNFSNTLYYSMKKHVLVAHFHYLINSYFGLRTEEVGEHPGADDTLCAEKLLASDRYYCKKCNANASSQDALMYHILTSDIHRDLENKLRSVISEHIKKTGLLKQMHIAPKPATHVAVPPNSSAPGIPASSPCYHLALPQNSQSQTVVQPVQGAAPPATVAAGAVGSVTHSPPAVAQPHVTLVSSPLPVGQSSLTLPPSTPQPVFLSHGVPLNQAANPPVLPLSQPVGPVNKSVGTSVLPINQTIRPGVLPLSQPVGPISRPVGPGVLSVNRPVGSGVLPVNPSVTPGVLQAVSPGVISVSRTVPSGVLPAGQVTPAGVIPSGQTATSGVLPAGQVVQSGVLPIGQTAPSGALPTGLTVPLRVLPPGQVVPPGLLPPNQTVSSAVLPVNQGINSGVLQLSQQVMSGVLPMGQPVRPGVLQLNQSVNTNILPANQTIRPGASPNTTFLTSGSILRQLIPTGKQVNGIPTYTLAPVSVTLPVPPGSVATVAPPQMPIQLLQSGTAAQMASSMAGMPSPPVVVNATQSMFVQSSSSVAEANQVLKQAKQWKTCPVCNELFPSNVYQVHMEVAHKHSESKAADKLEPEKLAACAPFLKWMREKTVRCLSCKCLVSEEELIHHLLMHGLGCLFCPCTFHDIRGLSEHSRTMHLGKKKLPMDYSNKGFQLDIDANGNLLFPHLDFITILPKEELGEREVYLAILAGIHSKSLVPVYIKVRPQAEGASGRPGKQVLTCPFCFGTFVTTEAYELHLKERHHITPTVHTILKSPAFKCIHCCGVYTGNMTLAAIAIHLLRCRSAPKDSSPDLQGQPGLLENSELLLVNGEVIHDTSFSVKRKLPDGHSGAEDQRDGAEPPVIIDADADPAPEKAVSAAPVKRQRSEGRTEVPPIGDDALQILALNPKKYEDRSYEDKKQFLRDYFHKRPYPSKKEIELLSSLLWVWKIDVASFFGKRRYICMKAIKNHKPSVLLGFDMSELKNVKHSLNFEHEPQNL